The Brevibacillus humidisoli DNA segment AGCGCAGCTGCCGTAGAGGACCTACCCCGCTCTCCAGCCGCTTCTTCCAGGCTGCTGCCGAGGGGCGGCAGATGCTCCGGCTCAATGCACGTTTCGCTGAACTTCATGTTGATCATCGCCCGCCCCAGTACATTTTCCAACTCCCGCACGTTTCCCGGCCAGTGATAAGCGCGTAGAATCTGCAGCGTCTCGTCCGCGATTTGCTTGACGTTACGACCGTACTCCTGGTTGTGCTTGCGCAGCACGTGCATAACCAGCGGCCTGATATCTTCCTGGCGCTGCCTGAGCGGCGGGATGTGGATGGGGACCACTTGAAGCCGGTAGTACAAATCCTCGCGGAACCGGCCTGCTTGAATTGCCGATTCCAGGTTCACATGGGTCGCCGCGATCACCCGCACATCGATCGGTGTTGCCTTGGTCGCGCCGACACGGACGATTTCCCTCTCTTGCAGCACCCGCAGCAGTTTGGCCTGCATGCTCATGGAGAGCTCGCCAATCTCATCGAGGAAAATCGTACCGCCGCTGGCTTCCTCAAACAAGCCGCGCTTCCCGCCCCGCCTGGCCCCGGTAAACGAACCTTCTTCATAGCCGAACAGTTCGCTTTCTAGAAGGGATTCTGAAATGGCCGCACAGTTGACCCGGATGAACTGGTTGTACTTCCGTTCACTGGCGTTGTGAATCGCGTGGGCAAACAACTCTTTTCCCGTCCCCGATTCGCCCCGCAGCAGGACGGTCGCTGGTGTCAGTGCCGCCTTTTTGGCTTGTTCGATGGCCACCCGCATCGGCTCACTCTCACCAGTGATTTCTTCAAACGTGTACTTCGCCTCTAGCGTACGGATGATCCGTTTCGCCTTCTCCAGTTCTTCGGTTAAGCTCTTAAACTCGGTAATATCGTGGATCACACCGACACTGCCTTTTAATACCCCATCGACCATCACCGGCGCGACATTGACAATCACGTCCTTCCGCTTTGGTCCTAGTTTCATCGGAACGCCCCGCACCGGCTTTTGTGTCTTCAACACCTGCATGTGCATGCTCTCTCCCTCCGAGATGTCGACGGTAGCCGGTTTTCCGATCACATCTTCTTCGGTAAGCCCGGTAATCCGAGTGTAAGCCGGGTTGATCAGCAGACCGTTTCCGTCACCATCTACAACGGAGATTGCTTCATCTGAGCAGTTGATGATCGCCTGCAGCATGCTTTTCAATTCCTTCAAATCGGTAACTTCTTCTGCCAGGCTCATGATCTCGGTAATGTCACGGAAAACAGCTACAGCACCAACAGGCTCCCCGCGTTCGTCCCGCACCGGAACGCGGTTCGTGATAATCCGTGTATGGTTAGGCAAGACCTGCTCCTGATTCAACTCCGGCTGTCCCGTCTCTAGCACAATGTGCAGGCGGGTATTGGGAATGCTCGCGGACGCTTCGGTGCCCAGTACGTCCTTTGCCTTGATTCCCATCAATCGCTCTGCTGCTTTGTTGAACAAGGTGATAATACCCTGTGCGTTAACGGCGATAATCGCGTCATGCGTGGAGTCCAGCATCGTATCGTATTCCCGCTGACTGTCCGTCAGTTTGGCGATCAACTGCTCACGCTCATGGATCAAACGCATAATCAGGCTGGTAAAGGTACCGGGAATCAATACGGTAGCGTCCGGTTTCTTGTGCAAAATATCTTCATAAGCGACTGGGTCTCCCGTCGCTTCCAAAATCACGTCCACTTGTGCCAGATACGGTTGGTAATCGGTCGCCACTTCGATGCCATACTCCCTTGCCAGGGCGAGCCCCGGCGCATCCTGACGACGGTCGACCAATGCGACCACCTGAATCTTCTCCATTTTCTGCAAAACCTGCAAAAGAGCTGTTCCACCTCGACCTGCTCCGACGATCAGGAGTTTATGCATTCCCTCACCTCTTTTCCGCATCCTCCCCAATTGTACCCCATTTTACGGTTCAATGGACAAGGGCGGAGGAATGTTTTAAGATGAGTGATAGTGTAAAAAAAGGATGTGACTGCGATGCTGGGCCAAAAGCTGGTTGCTCTGTTGATTATGCTGGTACCGGCTGCAATTGCCGTATACGGAATCAAGTTGATGCGAGACACGTTTTACCTCGCCTTTGATCCAGAATACACCGGTGGGAGCTTGTGGGGGCCATTCTTGTTTGGACTATTGCTTTTTGTCGTACCTGTCTTCTTTATCGGAGGGTTCATCCTGCACCACGACCGCAAGCGGAACCGCGTCCAGCCCCGCTTTATGAAGCGGGAACCGGATGAAGAAGATGAAGAAGTGTAACCGAGAGAATAAAGGATGGGCGTCACCTGTCCCGGCTGTATTTCCAGCTGTGGGCAGGTCTTTTTTTGCTCCGCTAGCGAGGCTGCAGGCAACTTGGGAAAAATGATGGCCAGAAGAGGCAAAAAAACAGTTGAACTTGACGTTACGTCATCTTTTATACTACTACTCATACAACAGAAAGGGAGAAGCGTTATGGACATGATTTCGATCAAAGAATTGAAACGGAAGACCGGAATCACCGACCGTACACTGCGTTATTACGATTCGCTCGGATTACTGCGGCCGTCCGGGAGCACACCCGGAGGGCACCGTCTCTATTCGCAGCAGGATATAGAGAAGCTCTATGTGATCCTGTTCCTCAAACAGCTTGGATTCCGCCTGTCTGACATTCAACAGATGCTGGACATGCAGACGTGGAGTTGGGAAAGCTATCTGGAAAGACAGTTGCAACTGGTGCGTGAACAAATAGCAGAGTGGCAGGTGAGAGAACGGCGCCTGCAGGAGATCGTAACCATCGCCCGGTTTGAGGGAGGCTTGAAAACACCACTACTCTATGAATTGATCCAATTATCCATGCAGCCATCCTCCGTGCGCGACGAGTTCCGCAAAACCCATTTTAGCGAGAAAGAACGGGAGCTGATCCTCCGTCTGCCCAATACGGCACGAAATGACGAGGTGAGCCGTGAATGGATGGGGTTGCTTGATGAAGCACGCCGACGACTACGGGACGATCCCGCTTCCCCGGAAGTGCAGCAGCTTGTGGAACGGATGATCATAAGTACGGAGAAGCTGCTCGACGGAGACGAACAGCTGATGAAGAAGTTGTGGGATATTCGGAAGTCACCGGAGCAATCACGCCAGATGCATTTGTATCCCCTAGAGCCAGAACTGCTAGCCTTTCTCGACAAAGCGTTCGACATCTACGAACAGCGACATACAAAGTAGCCGCTTGTATCATAGAAGCGAAAGACAAGGAGTGGAACAATGGTCGATTTTGTCCTAGATCATAAATGGACGTTTTTTGTTCTTGGCGAAGTCATTTTCTGGGGCAGTATCCTCAGTTTCTTATTCTTTCGCTACTGGTTAGGGTTGGTTGGATACAGCAGCGTGTTTCTTCTCCTGTTCTTGGCCAGCGATCTCTGGCTGCTGTTTATCGGGGTGCTTGATTATTTGCGTACAGGAACCATTGAGACCTTCCAAGTCGTCATCTTCCTGTTCCTTCTCTACGCTGTGGTATACGGAAAGAAAGACTTGGCGCGACTCGACTCTTTTGTCAGAAGACGGGTGGCGACGTGGAAAGGCATCCCTTTGCCTGATGAAGAAACAGGTCAGATGAAACGAAGCTCGTACGGCTTTGCCCATACTCGGAAGGAATTGCGAAAGTTTGCGATCCACCTCCTGCTGTACATCGTCGTG contains these protein-coding regions:
- a CDS encoding DUF2627 domain-containing protein, with the translated sequence MLGQKLVALLIMLVPAAIAVYGIKLMRDTFYLAFDPEYTGGSLWGPFLFGLLLFVVPVFFIGGFILHHDRKRNRVQPRFMKREPDEEDEEV
- a CDS encoding MerR family transcriptional regulator, with the translated sequence MDMISIKELKRKTGITDRTLRYYDSLGLLRPSGSTPGGHRLYSQQDIEKLYVILFLKQLGFRLSDIQQMLDMQTWSWESYLERQLQLVREQIAEWQVRERRLQEIVTIARFEGGLKTPLLYELIQLSMQPSSVRDEFRKTHFSEKERELILRLPNTARNDEVSREWMGLLDEARRRLRDDPASPEVQQLVERMIISTEKLLDGDEQLMKKLWDIRKSPEQSRQMHLYPLEPELLAFLDKAFDIYEQRHTK
- a CDS encoding sigma 54-interacting transcriptional regulator, which codes for MHKLLIVGAGRGGTALLQVLQKMEKIQVVALVDRRQDAPGLALAREYGIEVATDYQPYLAQVDVILEATGDPVAYEDILHKKPDATVLIPGTFTSLIMRLIHEREQLIAKLTDSQREYDTMLDSTHDAIIAVNAQGIITLFNKAAERLMGIKAKDVLGTEASASIPNTRLHIVLETGQPELNQEQVLPNHTRIITNRVPVRDERGEPVGAVAVFRDITEIMSLAEEVTDLKELKSMLQAIINCSDEAISVVDGDGNGLLINPAYTRITGLTEEDVIGKPATVDISEGESMHMQVLKTQKPVRGVPMKLGPKRKDVIVNVAPVMVDGVLKGSVGVIHDITEFKSLTEELEKAKRIIRTLEAKYTFEEITGESEPMRVAIEQAKKAALTPATVLLRGESGTGKELFAHAIHNASERKYNQFIRVNCAAISESLLESELFGYEEGSFTGARRGGKRGLFEEASGGTIFLDEIGELSMSMQAKLLRVLQEREIVRVGATKATPIDVRVIAATHVNLESAIQAGRFREDLYYRLQVVPIHIPPLRQRQEDIRPLVMHVLRKHNQEYGRNVKQIADETLQILRAYHWPGNVRELENVLGRAMINMKFSETCIEPEHLPPLGSSLEEAAGERGRSSTAAALSLKEVLEEAERKHIATVLAACEGNRTETARRLGISIRSLYYKLEKLGIE